The proteins below come from a single Pedobacter sp. MC2016-14 genomic window:
- a CDS encoding GatB/YqeY domain-containing protein, producing MISTTIDQEIKQAMLAKDQARLRGLRAIKAALLLARTEKGQAEEITEETELKILQKLIKQRRESADIYKSQGREDLALIEEEEIEVINHFLPKQMDRAEVEAVIAKIVESSGANSVKDMGKVMGLANKELAGKADGKLIAEIVKLQLA from the coding sequence ATGATATCAACAACAATAGATCAGGAAATAAAACAAGCCATGCTGGCTAAGGATCAGGCCCGTTTAAGGGGATTGCGCGCCATTAAAGCAGCTTTGCTTTTGGCACGTACAGAGAAAGGTCAGGCAGAAGAAATTACTGAAGAAACTGAGCTTAAAATTTTACAGAAACTCATTAAACAACGCAGGGAATCTGCGGACATCTATAAAAGTCAGGGTCGTGAAGATCTTGCCCTGATTGAAGAAGAAGAAATTGAGGTGATCAATCACTTTTTGCCCAAACAAATGGACAGGGCAGAAGTAGAAGCGGTGATTGCTAAAATTGTGGAAAGTTCTGGCGCAAATTCTGTAAAGGATATGGGTAAGGTTATGGGCTTGGCAAATAAGGAATTAGCAGGAAAAGCCGATGGAAAGTTAATTGCAGAAATTGTTAAATTACAGTTGGCATAA
- a CDS encoding CBS domain-containing protein yields MIAAELISNSIPPLQTSDTVQKALDRMTEFKLSHMPIVNEDQFLGLLGEDELIEVRDLNAQIKSLSLTILNSFVYQDAHAYDVIRLFDQLQLSVVPVLDYQKNYLGLISIQSLMEYASEIFAVKEPGGIIVLEISNRNNSLAHMAQIVEADNAQILSSYVQAFADSTKLEVTLKINKTDLSGIIASFERYDYDVKSIFNSTATDQGTEDRYNSLMNYLNV; encoded by the coding sequence ATGATTGCAGCTGAACTCATATCTAACTCTATACCTCCTTTACAAACTTCTGATACTGTTCAGAAAGCATTGGATAGGATGACTGAGTTTAAACTGAGTCATATGCCGATTGTTAATGAAGATCAATTTCTGGGTTTGCTTGGAGAAGATGAACTGATTGAAGTTAGAGACCTTAATGCTCAAATAAAGAGCCTTTCTTTGACGATACTAAACTCGTTTGTTTATCAGGATGCACATGCTTATGATGTGATCAGGCTGTTTGACCAGTTGCAGCTTAGCGTTGTTCCTGTGCTGGATTATCAGAAAAACTATCTGGGCCTGATTTCTATACAGAGTCTGATGGAATATGCTTCGGAGATTTTTGCGGTAAAAGAACCGGGAGGGATTATTGTGCTGGAGATTAGTAACCGTAATAATTCTTTGGCGCATATGGCACAAATTGTTGAAGCGGATAACGCGCAAATCCTTTCTTCTTATGTACAGGCTTTCGCAGATTCTACGAAATTGGAAGTGACGTTGAAAATCAACAAAACGGATCTTTCCGGGATTATTGCCTCTTTTGAACGTTACGATTACGATGTTAAAAGTATTTTTAACAGTACAGCTACGGACCAGGGTACGGAAGACCGGTACAATTCTTTAATGAATTATTTAAACGTTTAA
- a CDS encoding alpha/beta fold hydrolase, giving the protein MKYEVIEDNGFQYIEAGKGETLVLLHGLMGELSNWEPTIDYFKDRYHVIVPILPIYELPMLTLGVKSLSKYIHKFLKFKKLGQVVLIGNSLGGHVGLVFTTAHQEFVKALVLTGSSGLYENAFGGSFPRRESYDYIKEKVAYTFYDPATATDELVAEVFKTVNDRSRVIRILALAKSAIRHNMSKDLGKITIPVSLIWGKQDKVTPPDVAEEFHELLPNSELNWVDKCGHAPMMERPEEFNEYLDKFLNRILLK; this is encoded by the coding sequence ATGAAATACGAAGTAATAGAAGATAATGGGTTTCAATATATAGAAGCGGGAAAAGGAGAAACCCTGGTATTACTTCACGGATTAATGGGCGAACTGAGCAACTGGGAGCCAACTATAGATTATTTCAAAGATCGTTACCACGTTATTGTGCCGATTTTACCTATCTACGAGTTACCAATGTTAACACTTGGGGTAAAAAGCTTATCTAAATACATTCATAAATTTTTAAAATTTAAGAAATTAGGGCAGGTGGTGCTGATCGGCAATTCGTTAGGTGGACATGTTGGTCTGGTATTTACTACGGCACATCAGGAATTTGTGAAGGCACTGGTGTTAACAGGAAGTTCTGGTTTGTATGAGAATGCTTTTGGAGGTTCTTTTCCGAGAAGAGAAAGTTATGATTACATTAAGGAGAAGGTAGCCTACACGTTTTATGATCCGGCAACGGCGACAGATGAGCTGGTGGCTGAAGTTTTTAAAACGGTGAACGACCGCTCCCGGGTGATTCGGATTCTTGCGCTGGCAAAGTCTGCCATTAGACATAATATGAGTAAAGACCTCGGGAAAATTACCATTCCTGTATCGCTGATTTGGGGAAAACAGGATAAAGTTACCCCACCAGATGTGGCGGAGGAGTTTCATGAATTGTTGCCCAACTCTGAACTGAATTGGGTAGATAAATGTGGACATGCACCAATGATGGAGCGTCCGGAGGAATTTAACGAATACCTGGATAAATTTTTAAACAGAATATTACTGAAATAA
- a CDS encoding NAD kinase: MKFAIYGREFNNSVLPYVQEVFDALERYDIEALVYGNYHQFIKDKVKLTQNVSIFNNCAELIGHADVLISLGGDGTLLDTLALVRDSGIPIIGINFGRLGFLASINKDDISSAFEALLQKEYTLDKRSLLSLESKHNLFGEENFALNDITVHRRDNTAMMIIHAYMNGDFINSYWADGLIIATPTGSTAYSLSCGGPIIFPSSQNFVITPIAPHNLNVRPVVVPDDVSLTFEIEARSAKFLVSCDSRTETVDRSVKITLNKANFYVNLIRLNNESYLTTLRNKLLWGIDTRNY; this comes from the coding sequence ATGAAGTTTGCAATTTACGGCAGAGAATTTAATAATAGTGTTTTGCCTTATGTGCAGGAGGTTTTTGACGCGCTTGAACGCTACGATATTGAAGCACTGGTATATGGGAATTACCACCAGTTTATAAAAGATAAAGTAAAACTAACCCAAAACGTATCGATTTTTAACAATTGTGCTGAGTTAATAGGCCATGCTGACGTATTGATCAGTTTGGGTGGTGATGGTACCTTGCTGGATACTCTGGCCCTGGTGCGTGACTCCGGTATTCCCATTATTGGAATCAATTTCGGCAGATTGGGCTTTTTGGCCAGTATCAACAAGGATGACATCAGCAGTGCATTTGAAGCACTTTTGCAAAAGGAATATACCCTGGACAAAAGGAGTTTATTGAGCCTTGAATCTAAGCACAATTTATTTGGTGAGGAAAATTTCGCTCTAAACGACATTACCGTTCACCGCAGGGACAATACAGCAATGATGATTATTCATGCTTATATGAACGGTGATTTTATCAATTCTTATTGGGCAGACGGACTGATTATTGCAACGCCAACTGGTTCTACCGCTTATTCATTGAGTTGCGGCGGACCGATTATCTTCCCCAGTTCACAGAATTTTGTGATTACCCCTATAGCGCCTCATAACCTAAATGTGAGACCCGTAGTTGTTCCTGATGATGTAAGTTTAACTTTTGAAATAGAGGCCCGCAGTGCCAAGTTTTTAGTGAGCTGTGATTCCAGAACGGAAACAGTAGATCGCTCTGTGAAAATTACGCTCAATAAAGCTAATTTTTATGTGAACCTGATCCGGCTCAATAATGAAAGTTACTTGACTACGTTAAGAAATAAATTGCTTTGGGGAATTGATACCCGGAATTATTAA